From Amycolatopsis sp. WQ 127309:
CCAGAGGACCGAGGTCAGCTCGTGGGTCTTGGTGAGGCCGACGCCGGGAAGCCGTGGCACGAACCAGAAGACGTCCGGCGCGACGGACCCGGCGACGAGCGCCGAGGACACCAGCGGCCGTCTCGCCAGCGGGAGCACGGCGGCGGGATGACTCAGCGTGAACGGCACGGGAGCTAGTATCCCGGTGTGCTCCTGCGGTCGATCCTGCTGTTCCTCGCGGCGGCCGTCTTCGAGATCGGCGGCGCCTGGCTGATCTGGCAGGGCGTCCGCGAACACCGCGGCCTGATCTGGATCGGCGGCGGCATCGTGGCGCTGGGCCTGTACGGCTTCGTGGCCACCCTCCAGCCGGACGCCCAGTTCGGCCGCATCCTCGCCGCGTACGGCGGAGTCTTCGTGGCGGGCTCGCTGGCCTGGGGAGTGGTGGCGGACGGCTACCGCCCGGACCGCTACGACGTCATCGGCGCGCTGCTGTGTCTCGCGGGCGTCGCGGTGATTATGTACGCGCCGCGGACGGGGTAACGCTGTCCACTGTGTCCCGATAGATCTTCGTGACCGAACCCGCTTTCCCGCCCGCACCACCGGCTCCGCCGAAGCGCTCCGGCGTGTCCAAGGTGCTGGTGGTGATGATCGTCGTCGCGGTGCTCGGGGTGGCTGCCGGGGTATACGGGGTCGGCCGGATCATGCTGGGGTACGAGGCCTACGCGCTCTCGAGCGCGCCCATGAGCCCGACCCTGGTGCCCGGTGACCGGCTCGTCGTGCGCCGGGCGACCGACACCGAGGTGCGCCGCGGGGACCTCGTCGCTGTGGACGGCCGCGCGTTCGCCCAGTCGAGTCGCGACGGGGTCAGCGTCTTCCGCGTGGTCGGGATCGCCGGGGACACCGTCGCCTGCTGCACCGATCGCCACCTCTCGATCAACGGCAAGCCGATCACCGAGCCCTACCTCAACCCCGGCGACGACACGCTCTTCGGATTCTCCGCCAAGGTGCCCGCCGGCGCGATCTTCGTCGAGGGCGACAACCGCGGCAACTCCGACGACTCGCGGTTCAGCGGTCCCGTGCGGTTGTCCGGGGTCATCGGGTTCGTCGTCGCGACCGGCACCGTGATCACCCCGCGGCCGCTGACCCCGACGACGGCTTTCACCGACGCGGGCCTGCCCGGAACCCCGTACTCCGACTCCACGATCCCCACCCTGCGCTGGTGGATCGCCGGCGGGATC
This genomic window contains:
- a CDS encoding YnfA family protein, which produces MLLRSILLFLAAAVFEIGGAWLIWQGVREHRGLIWIGGGIVALGLYGFVATLQPDAQFGRILAAYGGVFVAGSLAWGVVADGYRPDRYDVIGALLCLAGVAVIMYAPRTG
- the lepB gene encoding signal peptidase I yields the protein MSKVLVVMIVVAVLGVAAGVYGVGRIMLGYEAYALSSAPMSPTLVPGDRLVVRRATDTEVRRGDLVAVDGRAFAQSSRDGVSVFRVVGIAGDTVACCTDRHLSINGKPITEPYLNPGDDTLFGFSAKVPAGAIFVEGDNRGNSDDSRFSGPVRLSGVIGFVVATGTVITPRPLTPTTAFTDAGLPGTPYSDSTIPTLRWWIAGGIVLFVAGLIGVIVSAVRSAGRRRRAALTPPAH